Part of the Catalinimonas alkaloidigena genome is shown below.
AGGCAAAGGATTTATCCCGATGCATGGGAAGCTACAACTGGCTTTCACCTCGGTATATATTTTAATGTGCGCCTCGCTGAATTGTTTGCCCTTGAACCGGCTATTATGTTTAGCCAAAAAGGAACCGGAACTTCATTAGACCTTGGAGGAAGTAGCTTTGCCAAAGGAACTATCGTTTCAAATTATATTGATATCCCCATTCTCATGAGACTTTATGTAGCTGAAGGGTTTAACTTATTCCTCGGACCACAGCTTTCTTATCAGCTCGGCAGTACATATAGTCTCTCTATTGACAACGAGCTCCTCATTGATGATGAAGACACTTCTAATGACATCAGTGAACTGGATGCCGGACTTGTGCTTGGCTTAGGCTATGAGTTTGAGGAAGGGTTCAACATTAATTTAAGTGGTGAATTTGGCCTTTTATCAGTTGACAGCTATAAGGAGTTGGACACCTATGTGCGTACAATCCGCTTATCGGCGGGCTATACTTTTAAATGATAATCATCCACCAATTGTATAGGTCTTCTTTCAGTTAAGTACTCTATTATTGGGATACAGTACTTCTGCTTTTGGAAAAATGATGTCTGGAAATATACATTGAAGTAAGCAGTCCTATCAATGCGACAAACGCCAGCATACCAAAATAATAGCGATATCCCATGATGTCTGGAAAACT
Proteins encoded:
- a CDS encoding porin family protein is translated as MKTIHLILISSSENLWKTVTAIFCAFLLLTLATKVQAQNFPDSRVGLRAGANLNSWTNDFPYVELNRQRIYPDAWEATTGFHLGIYFNVRLAELFALEPAIMFSQKGTGTSLDLGGSSFAKGTIVSNYIDIPILMRLYVAEGFNLFLGPQLSYQLGSTYSLSIDNELLIDDEDTSNDISELDAGLVLGLGYEFEEGFNINLSGEFGLLSVDSYKELDTYVRTIRLSAGYTFK